The DNA segment GACTATCGCAAAATAAACAGAGTAACCATTGCAGACAAATACCCTATTCCTGAGATAGGCGAAGTACTTGCACAGCTAGGCAATAATAGAGTATTTTCGGTTTTAGACCTTAAAAGTGGTATTCATCAAATCCCTTTGAAACCTTCGGATATAGAAAAGACCGCATTCTCCGTCAATAACGGAAAGTATGAGTTTATACGACTCCCATTTGGTCTCAAAAACGCGCCCGCTATATTTCAGCGAGCTTTGGATGACATACTTCATGAACATATCGGTAAGATATGTTTCATTTACATAGACGATATCATCATATTTAGTAAAGATGATGAATCCCATTACAGGAACCTGGAACTTTACAAGATGCCAACATGAAATGTCAGCTAGATAAATGCGAGTTCATGAAGAATAAAGTCGAATTTCTAGGTTTTGTAATTTCCGATAAAGGCATCGaaacaaatccaaataaaGTCGCAGCGATAGCCAACTATCCCTGCCCTAAAACACTAAAAGAGCTGAGATCTTTTCTTGGACTCTCCGGCTACTACCGAAGATTCATACAAAGTTATGCTAAGTTAGCAAAACCCCTTACGTCTCTTTTAAGAGGGGAAGATGGACACGTGTCCAAAAACAGGTCAtcaaaaaaaccaattacTCTTGACTCCGAAGCATTGAAGGCTTTTCAAAAACTACGAAGTTGTCTTATTTCAAAGGAAATAATTCTTCGCTATCCAGATTTTACTAAAGAATTTCACTTGACAACGGACGCGTCTAATTACGCAATAGGAGCAGTCCTATCGCAAGACAACCAACCAATTTCATTCCTATCGAGAACactagcaaaagcagaagaaaactATGCAGCTAACGAAAAAGAAATGCTAGCCATCATCTGGTCACTTAAAGctctcaaaaattatttatatgggaaagcaaaagtcaaaatattcaCCGACCATCAACCCCTTACACATTCCTTGAGCAGTTGGAACGGAAATGCTAGAATTAAAAGATGGAAATCCTACCTAGAAGAATATGACTACGAAATATTCTACAAACCAGGAAAGGAGAACGTCGTAGCTGACGCACTCTCGAGAATATCAACTGATCAAATCAATTCCATAGCCTCAACTCAGCATAGTGCAGAAAGCTCAAGTCACGAACTAATACCCAGTATGGAAGTCCCCATTAATGTTTTCAAGaaccaaatatttcttaacaaaTCAGATAAATCCGACTACATATTCTCTATACCATTCCCCACGTTCCATCGAcacgaaatatacaaaaaggaatttaacgATAAAGAATTAGTAGAAACTCTTAAAAAATACCTCAACCCTTCGGTTATAAATTGCATCCAAACAACTGAGGATATAATGGGGAAAATACAACTATTATATcctaaacatttcaaaaacatCAAAACCCGATTCTCTCAATCTATGACTGTAGACCTCACCAACGAATCTAGACAAGAGGAGGAAATTCTCAAAATACACAATAGAGCACACCGCAGTgccgaagaaaataaaattcaattatcagAAAAATTCTACTTCcccaaaatgaaacaaaaaataagcaacatagtaaggcaatgcaaaatttgtaaggAATCTAAATATGACCGACATCCCCCCCTAATCCAGAACTAAAAAAAACTCCAATACCAGAATATCCCGGTCACATCATTCACATCGACATTTACTCAACCAAAGGCTATTTAGTTCTTACAGCAATAGATAAATTCTCAAAACTAGCACAGGCACGCataatcaattcaaaagcaaTAGAAGACATTCGAACACCACTTAGGgacattattttctattatggaGTTCCTAAGTTCGTAGTAATAGATAATGAGAAATCTCTCAACTCAAGGTCCATAAAATTCATGCTTGAGGACcagttaaatattacaatttacactGCGCCACCATATAAGAGTACAGTTAATGGACAAGTAGAAAGGTTCCATTCGACACTTTCCGAAGTAATGAGATGCTTACAGAAAGAAAACCACCATAGAACCTTCGAGGAACTACTAGACAGAGCCGTATACGAATATAACTACTCTTTCCATTCCACAACTAAAAAAGCGACCATTAGAGGTATTCTTCGGAAGGAGAGTCACGACAAACCCAGACCAGTACGAACAGGCCAGACAAGACAATATTGACAAACTTAAgatagcacaaaataaaaatttacaattccacaacaaaagcagaaacgaaataataacttatgaACCAGgacaagaaatatatgtaaaagtaAACACACGTTTAGGTTCAAAACTTTCCCCAAGATTTAAGAAAGAATTAGTTAAAgaagataaaaatacaaacattttaacagAATCTGGAAGAATCGTACATAAAAGTAACATCAAATCATAATATTCGCAGGGTATTACTATGGACAATAACGGAAGCTACGATGGACATTACAAACTACACGAACGCTCAGACAGTGACCATTCATAGGGACTGGGAAAGTTACAGACATCCTCAACAAAATTAGTACATGTAATAGACCTTAATCAAATCCAGGAAGCACTAGACCTACTTAACAGTCACACTGAAGAGGGCCTAAAGCGTAGTCCGCTATATTCAACAATACATCATGAGTTAATCGCTACCACTAACGCactcaaaacaataacagattccccaaataaacgaaaatctaGGTCACTAAATTGGTTAGGTACAGGTTGGAAGTACATAGCAGGTAACCCAGATCATGACGATCTCGTCATGTTAaaggaaaatatcaataatctcatcagtaataataatcaacaggTTATAGTTAATACACAACTGGAGCAAAAGAATTAACAAACTTACGTCCTTATCGAACTCCTAActaattcaatacaaaaaagtagTTTTCTTAGTAACGAGGTAGCCATTAGCCTTCATAATGAAATCCGAttattaaaagatgaaatagtaaatatcAAGTATGCCACTCAGTgggccaaattaaatatagcaaatactcttttactaaatgaaaatgaactaacagaaattggagaaatatttagaaaaggcAATATGCCACCATTGTCAATCGAAGAGATAATGGAATTTTCCGatatatcaaaaacaaaattcctAACCTATAAAAATAACGCAATTGTACACTTAGAAATAagtcaactatttttgtataatgatatagtatatggcataccaaaaaattgtaaaacctacttaaacataaaagtttGCGACAAAAGAATGTTATTGATGTAAGCCAAACACATTGTATTCCGAAACTAGTTAAGGAGAGAGAGCACTGTGCAGTTTCAGCAACGCGGATCACATCCCGGAGATAGAGGAAATCGACAATGGTCTAATTCTCCTCAACAACTTCAACGGCAATTTGGTCTGGAATGGAACCGGAAATCATCTGGAAGGGTCATTTCTAATTCACCTAATCAACGATTCCATGCAAATCAAAGAGCGGCTATTCAACAATATGGAGCCAGTCATTATGCAACCAAAAGTGCCAATCTCACAAATAACAGCCGAAGAAACTGAACGTTTAAGGATTTTATCCCTAGAGGCACTGGAGGCGCTTCATCTCAATAACACCAACAAGCTGCAATACATACAGACGCATTCCATGGTCAACAGCATTACAATGTTAACGCTCTTCGGTGTCATCCTGATAACAGCGTTAGGACTTCACGCTTGCAGTCGGAAGAAGAACTCCATTACCCTTCAACTTGGCTCCATCAGAAACATTGAAGCCACCACTCCGCAAGCAAGAAGATTTACAGAAAAATCCACTGCCTCAATTCAACCACATCCCATActtttgagaaataaaaattgcttgaGGACAAGCACGAATTAGAGGGGGAAGagttaacagacaaaacatttcgaaacccaaacaacaaatcccacaagtccaaaatgcagactcagcgtctgaccaacttcctgcacgcgccgagtgcacctgcaaacattccaagaagacccaagccaagttgcccaatacatccgccacatgccggtgcaagcaattccaagaataagaagcattgcacccaattcaccaaccaaagcagcgctgtcaacgccgctgctgaaactcgcagctttatatagggctagctttagaattagtctttagtctctaatttgatttcaataaagaacggttccaatcggaatcttaatcaaatatatttttgttattatttttaaataaataattaacttatatAGGGAAATCTAAcggaaaaatatattaaaatatattattaattaatattcaatgcTAAATAAAAACTTCATTGACatctaaaaatgtaaatgcggGCATTAGAAAATACAGTCATAGCATCTCCAAATAATTATCAAAGTGTTCgtttaatatagaaaatactTCAAATCACTCTACTCACTCTAAACATTGCTTAAATACTCCAGAAAATCATTTCCAATAATTTAGTGTCGAGTCAAAATcagttgcttttatttaagaacaataacagaataataatacaacaagCAGAAGCATAAATTACTTCTATTTAAAATGCCGGCACCTTCTCAGGGAAAGCTTCGAGGAAGCCAAAAGAGGGTAACTGCGGTGCGTGGCGCTTCAATTGAAGACAGCTCTTCAAACACACGTTTCTCAATGCGTAGCCAGAAGCGCGACACTTATATGCCGGAATCAACATCCGCAGATGACCCGAAGCCCGGAGAAAAGGTGCCGAGGACGcgaacaaatgaaaaacaaaacccaAATGAACCGTGGAACAAACGAAGATGTCCTCCAAAGAAGCAGCGCAAGCAAACGAAGcgagaaattgaaattgccaaATTCAAGAACATTGATTTTTCTCAACGCGACTCGAATCCACAGCTCACGGTGCAGACATTACAATTTCCTAATGCCAATGTGAAACACACAGAAATCGCTACCCGAGATGAATGCGGCAATCGCATGTTTAAGCCCAAGAAACTTCCCAACGATCTCAGTTCGAGTGAGTCGCGTTTTCGCGATGCCGTTTTCACTGTGAAAACCCAGGCAAGAAGTTGCACATCATCCAGTATTCCGGGTCGAGTTGTGCCTTCCGAGAAGGCAACACGGCTATCAACGAGGAGTGCCAAGGGAGATCCGGACTCCAGGGAGATGATTGACTCGTATCATGTGCCCTCGCAGCGTCCCAAAGGCTTCAAGGGCAATAAATGGAAGCAGCCCTGTGAGGCGAGCTATGTTGTTGGGGCGCCGCCGCGTCACATTGGCAAGTGTCCGAAGAACTATCAGCAGCTGTCGAAACTTTCGCCAATGCGTCAGAAGTTCTTTCTAACCCAAGATCCGCGTCGCACACACTGTCTGGTCAATCCGGTTGCACTGCGGCACAAGGAACTGACAAAGGATCAGCAATTCAAGCTGATCAGCAAGATGGTCAAGCATGGCGACAATGTGTGTGCCAGCACAGGATCCGAGACGTCGGACACGCATATTTGTGAAGTTATTGATCTGGAGAATCCGGTGAATTTGGACTTTCAGGGCATGGACTATAAGAATACTTATGAAAAGGACGAACAGGATCAGCAGAATCAACAGATTTATTGGCGAGTTCTGCGCTATATGACACGTCGTCGTACCAAGAAGATGACGCAGGCGAAAGTCGAGGCTGAATTGCAAGCGGAACGTTTGGCCATTCCCGCCGAGTTCAACACAAATATCAAGGACGAACCAATACCTGAAGAAGAGCCCGAAAAGCCCTTCAAGTTAGCACAACTCTTCCGCTCACCGGACAAGCCGGCGAACAAGGCGAAGATTGCCGAGGAGCAGCGCACTCGTGAGGTACGCTACAAGAATATTTATCTGCGCAACAAACAGCGCACCGCGGACAACGAACAGAAGCGGAAACAACAGGAGGCAGCGGCCAAAGAGATCGCAGCACGCACTGTTGCCGAGCAGGATCTGCTCGAGGATGTGGCCAAGATCGACGATGACATTGAACGCAGTTTCCGTAAATTCGAGTACATACCGCCGGTTATCAGAAAGCGCAAGTTCTTCCCCAAAACCCTAACGGAAACCGAGCGGCTCAAAGGTATCATGCACAAGGAGAACTGTGTGCGTAGGGATCAAGCGCGGGTCACGCAGGACTTCTACATGGAGCGCACGGGCAAGCTCAAGAAATATCCGGATGCGGCTCAGCAGCTGCGCTGCGAGGAGAGCATTGAGGGCAGCGGAGGAACAACGCCCAGTGAGAAGAGTAGCGATGATGAGGACTATTTGAAGGTGGGCAAGATTGGTGACGTGTTCCAGCTGCGCGGTTTTCACTTTAAACATGGCGATGGGTTGCGTGGTAAGCTTCATCGTCATCAGATCATGGAGGGACAACGTACCGTCAAGGGTTGTCTGACGCGTGACGAGTGGCTCAATGAGTTGGCACCTCGCAAAGAGCCCATCAAGCTTGATGTGGAGCGTGGCATTATAAAGGTGTTGGATCCGGATGATCCTAAGCTCGATCTATTTCCACCTCAGGCAATGCTGCTGCACAAGCGCGAACAAAAGAGCGCTATCAAGGAGTTCATAGACAAGCGTCTAGGTCTTCATTATCATCGTGTGCTGcgcaaaaacttaaaactagTCAAGCCCAAGCTCAAGTATCATGTGCAAAAGTTCAATCTTATACGCTACGTGTTTCCCGAGAAAATTATTGTGCCCGATGCTCCCGATCTACTTGAAGGCGACATGGTGGATGCCAACAAGGCAGACACCACTCTCGAGTACATTGCGTTGAAGAATCGCATGGTCAAAGCGAAGCATCTCAAGCAGAAACTCGCTCGCATGAGTCTGCTCGGCTTGACATGTGTGGAGGCCAAACAGCTGCGAGAGCAATCGCCCTGTGATGCCAAGCCGGAGGAATTCGATCTCGACTGGGTGCCACCACAAGAGGTAGTCAGTGTATCCGATCACAGTGAGGTGGAACTGCTACGTCAGCGCGATGAGCGCATCAAGGCGGGGGCCGAGGGTATTACACTGCCCATTGAGCAGCGTGGCAATATGCCAGCTCCCAATTTCCGGGAGAAGACGTTGCACATTCATCCAAGGCGCCAACGCGATTATGCCGCCGAACGTGTGCCATCGGCGCAGTTCAATGATGCTATCTTAAACTCCGGCATGCCCATGCTGGAGAAGATTATGCCAGACACCATCAAGTTTGCCAATGTGCGTACTCCGAAGCGTCCGTTTACCGAGAGACTAGAGGCACGACATCATCACGATCACTGGGATCCCACACAGGTGAAGCATGTGCATGTGCACTATCAGACCAAGACCGTCTATCCGGAGATCACAGTGCAGGAACAGCCTGAGAAGGTGCCCATTGTGAATTTCATCAAGGCGAATCCGCCCTGCAAGAAATACATGGACACAGACTTGACGTTGCCGCGCTATGACTTTGAGAAAATGATTGCCGATCATTTGGCGGCCACACGCGTGGACAGCAAGGATGCGGCACGGGAAGTTGTGCAGGACTTGTGTCACCCCTATGACTTTATTTTTCACTCCCGCAAGCCGGAGGAGATGACCACGCTCGACTTTCCAGGCAGGAAACAATATCTGGACTTTTTGCGCGAGACTCGCGAAGCCATTTACGAGACTAAGGACATTGAGCCGGGTGAGGAGCGTCTGCTTGTGGATCGCAAGGCCATTGTGGCCGAGCTCGAGGAGGATCTGAAGAGCATTGAGCAGTGCCTGACCTCGCTGAGCAGCTCCGAATGCACGAGTCTCTCCAGGGACAGCGGCAGCTTTTTGCTGCTCGAGGATGAAACAAAAATACCCCTGGATTATATACGAAAGCCGCTGGTACCGTTTGAGGAGATGCGTCGCTCTCGTTTCCAGGCTGAAGTCATCGATGTGGATGCCGAGGAGGCAAATCCATATCGAACGCTGCCTTTCTCCGGTCAGCACAAGGAGCAGGCTGTTATGTTGGGTCCCAAGGATTCctttttcacttttagctCGCGTCTCCGCAATGGTTTAAGATTGCGCCTGGAAGTTCCTGTGCCGGATGTGCGCAATACTTTGTTGGGACCGGGGCCAAATAAATACTATGGCTCGGTGATTACGGATCTGGATGAGAATTACATTGATGAACTCAAGAATCGGGCGACAATCAAAACCTTCAACTTTAAGACTGGCATGGAGTTGCTCAAGGTGGCAATGCGTTTAAAATATGAATCGCTATTGATTCAAGGCAAAATGGTGCGCACCAAGATTTACGATACGTTGAACGAACGTCACTGGCAGGACATGAAGAATACCAAGCTGCTGTACGAAGGTCTCTTCGCCAAGTGGGAGAAGAAGGAATACAATGCGGCGATGACTATGGTTTATCAAGTGAAAACTTACTACGAAATAACCGATAACCTGAAGCAGCAGTACCGTGAATTGGAACGCGAGCGCACAATGCTCAACATGGACATTGTGTTCATTGAAGGACACTGGATACGTTGTGTCATGTTGCAGAACTTTCATTATCTGCTGGGCGAGGAGGAATGGCGGGCCGAGCACGATTGGATACATTTAGTGCCCGTCAAGAAGCGCGGCAGGCACTCGGAGGACTGTTCAGAGGAGAAACTCGAGCAGAACGAAGATGAGGATGTGGCCTATGAATTGGAGCCCTATGATCAATCCATAGCCAAGCGTGCCATTGTCAACATTCGCGTGCGGGACAAAGACGATGCCTGGGCCATCAGGGAATTTTACTACGATGTTTATTTGCGGAATTTGCATCCGGTATTGCAGGTGTTTCCCAATGCCAAGACCTTCCTGCAAGGTATTGAGAATCTAAAGAACAAAACCTTTATGCTACTGCTGGAAATGCATTATACTCTCTCGGTCCACACTGAGCTGCAGGGACGTCTGGAAACTTTTGTGGACTGGTGCAACAAGGACCTGAAGGAGAAACAGGAGTATGTGGCACGTAAATCggccaaaaaatattttatggagGATCGCGCGATTGAGATGGAGGCACGTGTTCGTCAGAGTCTCGTCAAGCCCATCGAGGATTCATTTGCCGATGAGGAGTTCAACAAACATCGCGCTGTGCTTGCCGAGGTTTGGCGACGTCTTGTGCCCGCTACAGTCAGAGGATCCAGTGATGTCATACCCAGCGCTTCTGACATGGTGGCTGCCATTAGCAATATGGTGCTCGAGATACTGACCAAGTTTGAGCACATGGATATTGTCAAGGCGCGTGAATTAGAGTTGCAATTCCGCAAGCGTCGTCGCTACTTGGAGAAGCTCTCCGCCCAGGCTTATCAGATCGAACGCCGCATCGACATGGAGATGAAGAAAGTGCGTCGCAATTTGGAGCCACCATTTAAGAAACCCAAGCGAGTTGGACCACTGCAGCGTCTGCATCTGCGGAAGCGTGTCAAGAAGATTGTGAAACCACCTATAGTCATCTCGGAGAATACGCGGAACTTTGTGCGCGCCTTTGCCGAGGATGGAGTGGTTAGCGAGGGCTTCAGTCAAGAGTCTGTTATGGTGCTGGATAATATGCAGGAGCAAATTGTACCCTTCTACTTTGATCATTTCCTCAAGATCAATGGCTACACTCCCAACTATAATTTCAAGACAAACATTGAGTTGCGCGATGGTCCCGAGATTAATCGATTCCGCATTCGAGAGGTTATTCCTGATGTGCTCCAGAAAGTGGAGCAATGGGAGAACATGCACAAGAAGATAATGGAAGAGAATATTGCCCGTAATCCCAAAATGTACGAGAATGTTAGTTAATTTACGAGTAGCGGTCAGCGCAAAAATTTATTAGGTTTCAACAAGTTCAAAAgagttgtaaattaaattgcaggTACTTTCACTGAGTTCTCGTATTTGTTCTGTTGCcttaaaaaatagtttatttgtCTCTTTGCCGCAgcaattctttaaaatttctataaattctTCAACTTGTATTTTATGCCAACTTTCTGTGAAAacttcaatattttgtaaagtttTGTTCTGGAACAGCTTTCACTGGTACAGCTGTCGCTAAGCAGCTCCCTCAGTGTCCTTCCATCTCCATTATCCTGGCGAGAAGTTCTTCAGTTTGGTACTGTTGTTCTGGTCGTCATTCTTTTTGTGTGacttggcagcagctgcattggtaattttcatttctacCTGCTGTCCTACTTCATTGCTACCTGCAATGCccagtctctctctttctctctctcgctctctgctcTGCATTCTCTAGGATTTTTTTATAGTGGTACAAAACTTGGCTTGCTTTTGTGTTATATTTGCACATAAATCACACAAGTTTCTTGAaattatttgctgctgctttttagttgtattttatAGTGCAGACGGTTTTGAGTTTTATGTGACGCCCTGAAATCCTctttcgctctcactctctcttcctttctcTCGTTCTGGTGTGATGCTGCATTGGAGTTGTCTTGCCTGAGTCCTTCATCCTGCCTGACACCTTGCATCTGCTTTAATAATAGCTAATGAAACTGGcagcttttatattttatagccATATTTTGTATGCTGCAGAATCTTGCATgagcttgtttatttttatattcaatttgtatttaaattcatttttggcatttttatacAGGTAACTAAAATATCAAGTGCatttagcaaaataaaataaatattttcactcgaaaacaaaagaaaagtcTAATGCATTTCCTTTTAAGTGCTTGCAACTTAAATCATCAAATGCTCGGATTTAAAAACgtcttaaaatgtttttttcactaataatttaaaaatgtcatTCAAACTTGAAGCTCtgttaatatattattaataatttgatgaAGAAGATAATTAACTTGTGCTGTTTTCAACactcttgttttctttttcaatttgtaatgtAGTCGCATGTGTCGATATATTTTTCGCTTTCACACCCCTTCAGCCTTCTCTACAAGTTGATGTCAATGGGCAACCCCCTCTGGCAATGGATTTTCGCAAAGTCACACAATTTCCATTAGTAGCTAATGAAGCATTAAAAAGTAACGAAAAAAGCAACGGAAAAATACTTAACGCCATATTTTCCAAGGAAGAAGAGAGTTTCTATCAAAAAGCACAGCAAAGTACgacgaaaacaacaacgacaactaaaaaaggaaaaagcaacgaaaaaagaaaagaaataaaatgaaaagaaattgagaaataaaatatcaaaaaaaaaaagaaggaaagcGTAATATGCGTCTAGCTGACTGGAGAATGAAACGAGCAAGCTGAAATATAAAAGCATCACGAATTAAATACCTTTTAGCAATTAATCTGCTTAGCTAATGGACGATTTCAATGCAGAGGACAACTGCAGACATCGGACTGAGAGACGACAGAGGGCAAGGAGGAGAGGAGACGAGAAGAGAGGAGGAGGCATCAAGGCACTTACATTAGGCTTACGGCTCGTTGACCAGGCCAATGCGCCCTGGCTTATGCTACACTATTTGCAGACtaatttcattcaataaaCGCGTTGTGCGACCATTGATGCGGCCCTAGGCTGCCTTCAAGCTTTTGCCATGGTGTCTGccctctgttctctgttctctgctCTGTGCTCTCTGCTCCTTGCTCTGATCCTTGTTCAATGGTCAGCACTTGtatgtttgccttttgcccgATGATAGCCAacttggaatttaattttatttagttgccaTTTTAATTGACGAGTTCgctacatttttattttcaatatcaCTTTAGATTTCTGTGCCAGATTTCAACTCCGATTGCCACAGCCAGCCACTTCCCCTAATGAAGCATTACGAGTACATGTCAAAGTTCAGCGTACgccaaaaaaattcaaatggaCGACCTTTGAACACACTCTACATTATTAccagcattttttatttaaatggaaatggaataatacaataaaaatatataattaagttaattgtatttggaaataaaatatgttacaaTTGTCATTGAAAagagcaattttaattaaggggacttttcaataaaaaattcttaaatgtAACATATTTTAGTGATTATTGGttaacatatgtgtgtgtgtgtataaatatatggtGCATAAGTACTTATGTGTATAAAATTCACTACTTATGagcacttgtgtgtgtgtggggagtTTTCGGGGCAACATTTTTCCCTGACATGtgttcatttataatatttttgtagcttgcaacagagagagagagagaacacaTCGGAGCATTCACCGTTTCGTTcgctgttttatttatgtggcAGGCCatcatattttatgttattatatattgaacaTATACTTATGTGGCATAAcatgccaactgccaactgatggccaagagagagcgagagagagatggagaggaAATGGTTACAGGATGTGGCATGTGTGTCGTGGCATGGGGCACGCTTCATCGGGGCATGGGGCAAAAGGAGTACCGTCACATAATGATAAATCATGCCTCAGACTCGTTGCCGCTgtcataaacaaaaatatttgattgaaatGACGTGGGCAGCTCCTGAAGCCGCCGCAATGTCAGCTCACCTGACACAGC comes from the Drosophila sulfurigaster albostrigata strain 15112-1811.04 chromosome 2L, ASM2355843v2, whole genome shotgun sequence genome and includes:
- the LOC133839196 gene encoding uncharacterized protein LOC133839196; this encodes MPAPSQGKLRGSQKRVTAVRGASIEDSSSNTRFSMRSQKRDTYMPESTSADDPKPGEKVPRTRTNEKQNPNEPWNKRRCPPKKQRKQTKREIEIAKFKNIDFSQRDSNPQLTVQTLQFPNANVKHTEIATRDECGNRMFKPKKLPNDLSSSESRFRDAVFTVKTQARSCTSSSIPGRVVPSEKATRLSTRSAKGDPDSREMIDSYHVPSQRPKGFKGNKWKQPCEASYVVGAPPRHIGKCPKNYQQLSKLSPMRQKFFLTQDPRRTHCLVNPVALRHKELTKDQQFKLISKMVKHGDNVCASTGSETSDTHICEVIDLENPVNLDFQGMDYKNTYEKDEQDQQNQQIYWRVLRYMTRRRTKKMTQAKVEAELQAERLAIPAEFNTNIKDEPIPEEEPEKPFKLAQLFRSPDKPANKAKIAEEQRTREVRYKNIYLRNKQRTADNEQKRKQQEAAAKEIAARTVAEQDLLEDVAKIDDDIERSFRKFEYIPPVIRKRKFFPKTLTETERLKGIMHKENCVRRDQARVTQDFYMERTGKLKKYPDAAQQLRCEESIEGSGGTTPSEKSSDDEDYLKVGKIGDVFQLRGFHFKHGDGLRGKLHRHQIMEGQRTVKGCLTRDEWLNELAPRKEPIKLDVERGIIKVLDPDDPKLDLFPPQAMLLHKREQKSAIKEFIDKRLGLHYHRVLRKNLKLVKPKLKYHVQKFNLIRYVFPEKIIVPDAPDLLEGDMVDANKADTTLEYIALKNRMVKAKHLKQKLARMSLLGLTCVEAKQLREQSPCDAKPEEFDLDWVPPQEVVSVSDHSEVELLRQRDERIKAGAEGITLPIEQRGNMPAPNFREKTLHIHPRRQRDYAAERVPSAQFNDAILNSGMPMLEKIMPDTIKFANVRTPKRPFTERLEARHHHDHWDPTQVKHVHVHYQTKTVYPEITVQEQPEKVPIVNFIKANPPCKKYMDTDLTLPRYDFEKMIADHLAATRVDSKDAAREVVQDLCHPYDFIFHSRKPEEMTTLDFPGRKQYLDFLRETREAIYETKDIEPGEERLLVDRKAIVAELEEDLKSIEQCLTSLSSSECTSLSRDSGSFLLLEDETKIPLDYIRKPLVPFEEMRRSRFQAEVIDVDAEEANPYRTLPFSGQHKEQAVMLGPKDSFFTFSSRLRNGLRLRLEVPVPDVRNTLLGPGPNKYYGSVITDLDENYIDELKNRATIKTFNFKTGMELLKVAMRLKYESLLIQGKMVRTKIYDTLNERHWQDMKNTKLLYEGLFAKWEKKEYNAAMTMVYQVKTYYEITDNLKQQYRELERERTMLNMDIVFIEGHWIRCVMLQNFHYLLGEEEWRAEHDWIHLVPVKKRGRHSEDCSEEKLEQNEDEDVAYELEPYDQSIAKRAIVNIRVRDKDDAWAIREFYYDVYLRNLHPVLQVFPNAKTFLQGIENLKNKTFMLLLEMHYTLSVHTELQGRLETFVDWCNKDLKEKQEYVARKSAKKYFMEDRAIEMEARVRQSLVKPIEDSFADEEFNKHRAVLAEVWRRLVPATVRGSSDVIPSASDMVAAISNMVLEILTKFEHMDIVKARELELQFRKRRRYLEKLSAQAYQIERRIDMEMKKVRRNLEPPFKKPKRVGPLQRLHLRKRVKKIVKPPIVISENTRNFVRAFAEDGVVSEGFSQESVMVLDNMQEQIVPFYFDHFLKINGYTPNYNFKTNIELRDGPEINRFRIREVIPDVLQKVEQWENMHKKIMEENIARNPKMYENVS